The proteins below are encoded in one region of Tomitella fengzijianii:
- a CDS encoding cupin domain-containing protein: MDGRNDATSIPLPDWAGGLGLEQHPEGGWFRETWRSGTTLPVESLPPGYPGSRSAGTSILFLLAPGQRSTWHRVPGAELWLHHRGGAIALELGGTGDAPRDSVVRIVGTDVECGESPQVVVPEWCWQRAAPLADEAGLVGCVVVPGFDFADFRMLE, translated from the coding sequence ATGGACGGCCGAAACGACGCGACATCGATCCCGCTGCCGGACTGGGCCGGCGGGCTCGGGCTGGAGCAGCACCCGGAGGGCGGATGGTTCCGCGAAACCTGGCGCAGCGGGACGACGCTGCCCGTCGAGTCGCTCCCGCCCGGATACCCCGGATCACGCTCGGCGGGCACGTCCATCCTTTTCCTGCTGGCGCCCGGGCAGCGGTCGACGTGGCACCGCGTGCCGGGAGCGGAGCTGTGGCTGCACCACCGGGGCGGAGCCATCGCCCTGGAGCTCGGGGGTACGGGGGACGCGCCGCGCGATTCCGTCGTCCGCATCGTCGGTACGGACGTGGAATGCGGCGAGTCGCCGCAGGTCGTCGTGCCCGAGTGGTGCTGGCAGCGCGCGGCGCCGCTCGCCGACGAGGCCGGCCTCGTCGGCTGCGTGGTCGTGCCGGGCTTCGATTTCGCGGACTTCCGCATGCTCGAATGA